CAAGGTCACGCAGAAAGTTGCGAGCCTAGGCCCACTAACCACTGCGCATACTAACAGAGGGACTctgccaccttttttttttttttaaattttaggtgGTTTTATTGCAGAGGAAGCAATAGCTTCTCAATGCTACCTACAACTATAAAACGgatcttggcaaaaaaaaaaatagagattagCATGTGAATTCTTAGATAAGACATAAATCATACAAAGCTATCTGAATACCAAACTTTCAGTGTTTTCCTGCAAAGTTTGGAAAAGGAACAATGATGTCTGGGGTTGATCGGAAAGTACAATCGCGGCGCTATTTCCAGTTATGGGAACGAAGCAAAGATCGCCGGGTGGGGGTTGCAGCGGGGTGGGAGGCTGAGAAGTCAGGATGGGATCTAGGCTCTTGCTTCTTATCAAAGAAGAACTCCCTGAgtgctgctggcagccctgccagCAATGGCTGGTGCGAGCCCTGAGCTGGTTTGGATCCAGGCCCTAGTGCTCTGCCATCCGCCCCTCCTCCACCCCGGTGCCCTCTCTCAGGAAGTGACATCAATCCTGCCCAGTCATTCGAGCCAGGAACCTGGGAGTTGTTCTCAagtcctcccccccccaacccccatctgcTACATCTTAGTCATCCGTCATCATGCCCCAAATATATCCCTAATCCCACCACGTTCATCTCCCGCCTCGCCACCCCCAGTCCAGACTTCAACAGCCTCCCGTCGCCCCCTACGATCCACGCGTAGCAACCAAAGGTCCCCGTCACTGTGTAGAGCTGTCTTTCCCCAGCTTCAGCCCTCCCATGGCTCCCCCTCGGTTCTATCCACCGAACAAAGACAAAAAtccaaatactgtgtgattccacttagaTGAGGAGCCTACGCTAGTTAAATTCATAGGGTCAGAAAGTAGACtggccggccagtgtggctccgtggttgagcgtcgacccaggaaccaagaggtagCCGGTTAAtacacggtcagggcacatgcccggttggaGCCTCGAGCCCCAGcagaggctgtgcaggaggcagccgatcaatgatgttcctctcgcTCTCccaaatgtttctatttctctattcctctcccgtcctctctctctctctctcaaaatcaataaaaacatttttaaaaagaaaaagaaagtagaatggtggttgccaggggctggaagaAGGATGAATTGAGAAGTTAGTGTTTAATGAGCCCAGAATTTCAGGATGGGATGATGAAAAAATTCTGGGAATggataatggtgatggttgcacaacaatgtaaatataCTTACTATGACTAAAGTGTACACTTACAGATAGGTAAAATCATAAactttgttatgtatattttatcatgattgaaaaaaatttaaatcatttgaACTCAGTTCTTCGTCAAAGACAAAGGATCTTATCGTGTACTGGCTAAAGCCCTGATACCCAATATGGTGGCCACCAGCTACACGTCCCAAGAGCCCTTGACACATGGCTGGTCTTACTGAAATGTGCTGCAAGTGTAAAATATCCATCAGATTTCGAGggctcatatatatttttaaattttatttgttgattttagagagaggaaggtaagagagagagaagcatcaattggttgcctcccacacgcaccccgagGAGTGTCAGGGATGCACCCAGATACCTGccaaatgtttctatttctctattcctctcccgtcctctctctctctcaaaatcaatcctTTCAGtccaccaggaatcgaacctgagctcctttggtcctcaggctgacactctaaccactgagaacactggccagggctggaactGAGTTTTCTTATTGGCTACAGCACTACCACCAGGAGACTAGGACCTCCCCACCCGGGGCAGCCGGCCAGCCTCCCTTCGCCCCCACTCCATCCGCCACTCATTCAGTGGCAGCAGCGGGCAGCAAGGTGACTCACAGCTTCCTTATGATGGTCTTCTCCTCCTTGTCTCTGCTGGCGTTGCTGGCCCTGGCAACCATAGAgtcctttcctcttctcccttccggGCCTTCTCTTGCTGGAATCAGGCCACTGGAGAAAGGGGGGCAGACAAATGGGGTGTTTTACTGCAGACCTCTTATTTGTGCAGTCCTGAAAgtgaagaatcttttttttttttttaatatattttattgatctttcacagagaggaagggagagggatagagagttagaaacatcgatgagagagaaacatcaatcagctgcctcctgcacacctcctactggggatgtgcccgcaacccaggtacatgcccttgactggaatcgagcttgggacctttcagtccataggccgacgctccatccactgagccaaaccggttagggctgaaagtGAAGAATCTCAATCATTATTATTACATTAATAATTTCAGCACGGAAAGCTCTGGAGTCAGAAACTCTTCTCTCCACAGGAGACTCTTCTCTCCACGTTTCCAATGCTGAaacctctcctttccttctcttgtCTGATTACATTGGCTACCAGTTCAAGCTTCTCCACTTTGTAGGAGTATGACCATGTGTAAATTCTTTAACTTAGGCCTTGGTTTCCTAAAtggtaaaatgaggataacagaAGTGCCTACCTCCTAGGATTGAGGGATTAAGTGAGACAATAATACATggcactcattcaacaaatatttattaagtgacgTACTGTGCCATGgtgcaatgaacaaaacagaaaatatctTCTCTCATGCAAGTTACATTCCAGTGGGGAAGGGAATGGTCagtaagaaaataagtaaaataaaaaatacatatagtaAGTCGGATGATGGTACAGAGCTAGACTGATAGTGACTGAGAAGCTATGGGGGTCAGGTGATCCCAGGAGGGACTTGATGGGCAGAAGCTGGAGGAAGGCTGTTCTGCCAGGGTCATGCTTCCTAGGACTCAGAGAAGGGCTGTCCGTATGCAAGATAGCGAGGACAAACAAAGAGAAgcaaagaggagagaaagaggcacCGAGTCCCTGGTGCCCACCCCGAGGTCTTCCTTgcagttttttctttatttctgagaGCAATTCCAGGATCCTTCCCAGCTACATGGGCCAATCAACTGTGAGGAGAGACACCAGAGGGCTGCGCGcatgcgctctctctctctctctctctctctctctctctctctctctctctctctctctctctctcgccatGTGAGGACTCAGCCGGAAGGAAGTTGCCAAGGAGTCAGGAAATGTCAGCACCAGCCATACTGGCACCTGGATCTGGGACTCgtagcctccagaaccgtgagaaaagACACTTCTATTGCTGAAGCCCCCAGTCTAGGATATTTTGTTACGGCAGGCTGAGCTGACTGAGACGCCCCTTTACATATGAACTGCGGAAAGCAGAACCCACCCTTCTCTCTCCATTGCAAAGAGTGGACTCTTATTAGttactataataaaatatttttattataatattaatatttcataagACGCATCATCTAAAATTTCCCCTTTCCACTATCTATTGTTATTTGACGCCCTGAAACTTAGATTTATCACAGGGTGGCTTATGAGTCTCAGGATGGCTGTCCTGCTTAGGGTTGGCCTGGTGGCTCCCAAGCAGCTGCATGAATTGGTGGATGAGCTGGGGGCTGGAGCTGTCGGCTGGGGCACCTTGGTTCTCCTTCACGTGACCTCTCCTTGTGACTGCCTTCACTTCTTCACAGCATGGCGGTctcaaggcagcattccaagagcATAAAAAATGGAAGCCTGGAGGTCTCTTAGATCCTTAAGCCAAATGGCACGTTCCATTGACCAGAGCAGGTCACAGGGCCGCCCTGATTCAAGGGGAGGGAAGTCTCTACTGCTtggtgagaggagaggaaaagtcTCCTGGCAAAAAGCATGCGGGATGGGGACAACAGTTGTGGCCACCTATGGAAATAGCCTACCATAGCTGCCTTCAATCTAAAATGATCtataggcctggccagcatggctcagtggttgagcgtcaccctacagactaggaggtcagggtttgattcccggtcagggcacatgccctggttgtgagctccatccccattgggggcgtgcaggacacagctgagcaatgattctctctcatcattgatgtttctatctgtctccctctcccttcctctctgaaatcaataaaaaaaaaaaaaaatatatatatatatatatatatatatattattgattttttacagagaggaagggagagagatagagagttagaaacatcgatcagccgcctcctgcacacctcctactggggaggtgcccgcaaccaaggtacatgcccttgcctggaatcgaacctgggacctttcagtccgcaggccgacgctctatccactgagccaaaccggctacggcaataaaaatatttcttaaaaaatataatgatcgTTAGTATGAGCTTAGGCCTCCAGATGCCACTGCTAAGAGAACACCTCAGTTGACAGGCTTGTTTCTCCAGGACAGAGAGCGCGAGAGACCAAGCCAACCCTGCTGTCTCGGCCTGCGCCAGATGGGAAGGGCACACCTGTTGTTTGCTGGGAATTCAGCACTGGAAACAAAGGGTGTTGCTTTATTCCCTCACAAGCTGCCAGTCTGGCGGCTCCTGGAGTTAACTACCTGTGCCTGAAATACGTATCAAATGAGACAAAGACAGGTCTTTCCATGAACATGGTTCCAACCTCGGCAGAAGGCAGACAATGAAACGTCTGTTGACAAAACTCAGCCCTTTCGGATTTGGCCTCCTAGAACGTTTCTGCTTTGCCACTGCTGTCTTCATGATGCTCGAGGAAAGAACGGAAAGAATAACATCACTCAGGGCTTTGTCTGGAATCAGGATCCGCCCTGCCTTCCAGACGTGCAGGGTCCAAAGGTGGCCTGACATGGAAAGTGCAGGCTGTGCTCGGGCTGCCTGAGGACACGCCTCACTGTTGCCACCAGCAGCCGTGGACTTCCAGCAGGTACCTGACCGCACAGGCCTGCAGTGAGCACTGAGTGAAATGATGCCTGGGACACACTCAGCCGCGGGCTGACCCGTGGCAAGCACTGCTAACCATGAGCGGGTTCTGCGTTTTTATGCGCTTGCTCTTACCCTCTTCTGCCTCTAAAGAAACCCACCTGTGTAATTCAGTGTTTCCCAGAGCCATGCAACCACACAGCCCCGCCCCCTTTTCAAGGAACACCAACATGAAAGACAACATTTTGGGGGACAGAGGCTCAGGTGGATATAGCAAAGTCCAACCCTGATACGCCAACAATTTCcttatttcctctttcccttgtcctatagcagtgatggcgaaccttttgagctcggcgtgtcagcattttgaaaaaccctaacttaactctggtgccgtgtcacatatagacattttttgatatttgcaaccatagtaaaacacagacttatatttttgatgtttattttatatatttaaatgccatttaacaaagaaaaaatcaaccaaaaaaatgagttcgcatgtcacctctgacacgtgtgtcataggttcgccatcactgtcctatagtcCCTCCGTTCACATATTATTGTGATCTTTTATAACTTTGGATTTTTAGATAATTTAAAACTTAGAGAAAAGTTGTAAGATTAGCAAAAAAGACTTCCCAAATACTTTATCCCAGATCCCCCAATTATTTATGTTTATCCCATCTTacctttttaaatcttattttatctTATCTTTCCATCCACCTACCGATTCACCTACCTACCCCACCCTTCATGCATCTACTTTCTTTCTGAACCACTTGAGAGTAAGTTGGAGACATCTTACTTCTTTATTCCTAAAGAATTCAGTGTAGCCCtggcaagtttggctcagtggatagagcgtcggcctgtggactgaagggtcccaggtttgattccagtcgagggcatgtaccttggttgcgggcacatccccagtaggaggtgtgcaagaggcagctgatcaatgtttctctcgcatcgatgtttctaattctctatgcctctcccttcctctctgtaaaaaatcaataaaatatgtttaaaagaaaaaaaaataattcagtgtATACTTCCAAAGGGCAATGATATCCTCTCATAACCAAATAGTTCAGTTATCAAAATCACCTCATTGATCCTTTAAATGGATCTTGTCATTCCCTCGATTAAACCTTCCCTGCTTACAATAAAGTCAGAGCTCTTGCCCGTGGTGGACAAGGCACCACTCCCCAGTCTCTTCCAGACCACCCTCCCCTGCGTTTCAGGTCCCCCCTGCTGGGTCTCTTTAACTGGCCACGCTGGTTCCCACCTCCGGTCTTGGAACTTCTCTGAACCTCTCGCTCCATTCTGGTCCTACCGAATCTCTACATGGTCGCCTGCTTCCTGCCCTTCACCTGAGCGGGGTTGTCCCTAACTACTCAATCTGAAACaagttcctccctgccccccgtgTGACACTGTGGTTGagtactgacctatgaaccaggaggtcacggttctcttccaggtcagggcacacatgcctgggttgtgggcttgatccccagtgggggacatgcaggaggcagccagtcaatggttctctctcatcattaatgtttctatctctctccctcttccttcctctcaaatcaataaaaaaatattttaaaaataaacacataaacaaacaaataaataaaacaagtccCTCCCCCCCAACTCCCTCAGCACTTGGGTCTGGGTCACACCCCCTGCTTTTATCTTCTTTAGAGCACTGAGACCATGACCCTGAGCGCTTACTTCAGGCTTCCTTGCTGCCTACCTGTCTCCCTAGATGGGGCATGCACTTGCTCCATTTGGGTCACGGCTACACCCCCACGGCCGGCCGGGCATCATGGGGCTCGGATAAGCTGGCTGAATGGACATGGGAGCGAATACGGGACGTCTGAGGCGCCCTCGCAGGCGGCAGAGCCCACCTCTTGTAGCACTGCAGCTCCTCCTGCGCCAGCAGCAGCTGCGCCTTGAGCTTGTTGCGCTCCTGCAGCACGTCCCTCAGCTCCTGCAGGGTGAAGCGCGGCCGGTTGGGGTCGGTCAGGTCAACCACCATCTTGCCTGGTGCCAGGCTTCCCTGGAAGAAAAGATGTCACTGATGCAGCTTCCCTCAGGAGGATGAGCTGTCCACCCCAGAAAGCAACCTTCTCTGGTTTGGTTGCCCCCGGGGCCCTCAGGAGAGgaggtgctgcctgtggggagtGTTTGGCTGGTGGTAAAACCATTCTCCAAGAAAAGTGCCAGGGTcctttggctcggtggatagagcgtcggcccgtggactgaagggtcccgggtttgattctggtcaaaggcatgtcccttggttgcaggcttgcaccccggcccaggtcagggcgcatatgggaggcaaccaatctcacacccatgtttctctctctctctcagcatgtcatccggtgaggatttaaaaaacaggaagaaaattgTGACACATGGATAAACCttaaagacattatgctaagtgaaagaagccagtcacaaaaggacaaatattatatgagtCTACTTACAGGAAGTACCtaaaataggcaaattcatagatgTAGAAAGTAGAACAGTAGTTACCaaaagctggggggagggagaaacggGGAGTTGTTGTTTCATGagcacagagtttcagttttgcaagatgaagagaTCTGGagaggatggtggtgatggttgcacaaccatgtgaatgcacttaatgctactgatttttaaaagggtTAAAGCGGTGAATTTTATGTGTACATGAtcacaattaaaataataatttagaagtataaatgaaaaaataaggccTATTTGTATGAACTGTCTAAGGGAACTAAACATTCATTCTCTCTGCCTTTTCCCCACCCCCCCGTTCTGAAGTCTGTGGTTTGGGAGGAAAATGTGCCATCTCATCTGCTGGCTGATGAAGCCTGTCCGCTGTGCCCCTATGGGAAGTCACACTGTTCATGGCCCCTGGTGGGGCCTCCTCCGTGTCCTTGTGCCTGGAGTTGAAGGTGACGGGAGAAGGGCACAGGGCATGAGCTGTGATGCTGGGTGAGTCACTGAACTGCTCTCGTGTCTCAAAAGCCAGGCTGCTCATCATGATATTCAAGCACCTCCTAGGATGATACAAAAGTAGAgccttgccctagcccagtggtcggcaaactgcggctcgcgagccacatgcagctctttgaccccttgaatgtggctctcccacaaaataccgacttctgcgcgtgggccccGAAGTTTCAaacgcactgtacgtgcgtgcccacacatggtattttgtggaagagccacactaatatatatatatattagagccTTATCTGCAAATATCATTGCCCCCGTGACTAAGGAGTAGGTGAAATTCGAGTGCAGCAGGGGAGCTACCAGAAATCTTCACTCTTCCCTGGGAATTTCAGCGACCCTGGCTGTTGGGCTGCCAGGGCTCGCTCCTCAGTCTGTAATCTTGGATCCGAGTTCTGGAGGAATGTGCGTCCTACCCCTCCCACTAGCTGTGAGCCGCCAGAAGGCAGGGCCCTCGTCTGATTTACTTCCATGGCCCCAGAGCCCGCACAGTGCAGTCACTCAGCAAATGCTGGTACAGTGTAAGGTCCAAGGGCCGTTTTAGTATGGTGTGGGTAAAACCAGCATCTCTGAGCTCAAAGCCTGCCTCCACCTCCTACTTGCTCGAAGTCCTTAATAAATTATTTGCCTGGTCTATGCCtccatttctgtaaaatgggtataatataGTATAAAGACTAACCGAGAGAGTTAGGGcagatcttatttttaaaactgtggcTGAAGATGAAAACTGTCCCTGAGTATGATATTAATTTAGTGAGTTGCAACAAGAATTTAAAAACTCATAAAGTAGGAAATATGACCGTGCATCATGTTGCTTCTTGAAATGTAATCCTGTAAAATGGAGGTATAACATACATACAGTAAAACATACTACTCCTGAGTTTATGGCTTGATGATCTTTGCCATATGTATATACCCACATAACCACAGTGCATTTCCTTCCTGCTCCCTCTCGCTGTCCCCTCCCTGGCGTTAGGTTAGCACCAATCTGTCTTCTATAAGTAAAGATTATTCTTCCTGTTCCTGAATCTCACATATGGTAGGCTGTCTTTTGCGCCTGGCTCCTGTCTCTCAAAGCAACACCTGTGAGGGTCATCCACACAGTTGTGTGTATCAGCACTCTGTTCTTTTTCGGAGCTGTGTAGCATTCCACCGCATGGATATACCACCCTTTAAAAACCCACCCACTCCTCTGGTGCGTCTGGATTCTTTCCAGTTTGGCACGAGTACGAATAAAGCTACTGAATATTCTCACACGGGTCTTTTTTGTGGTCAAAAACTAATTTCTCTTTAGTCAAACTTTACTTCTTAATCTGGGTCAAAGACACTCAAAGTGTGATGTCTGGACCAATGGCATCTGCATTATCTGGAAGCTTCTCACGTCCCAGTCCTGACCtattgaatcagaaactctggggctgGGGCCCTGCAGTCCGTGTTTTCAAGAACACCCAGGGGATGGTGATGCCCGCTAGAgcgtgagaaccactgctctaggtcatgGTCAAAAATGCTAGCGGCCACTGATTTAGAACTACGCAGGACAGGGCCCAGCACCTAGTAACGGCTCCATAAATGTTTACAATAGCAGCGTTTCCAAGCTGTGGGCTGGATACTCGCAGTGCTCTGCTTGAAGAGGCATGGATATTCAAGAGAGGAAAGAGgccccgccggtgtggctcagtggttgaacgtcgacctatgacccaggagatcactattcctggtcagggcataagcccgggttgtgtggggcgtgcaggaggcagacaatcaatgattcgctctcatcattgatgtttctatctctccctctcccttcctctctaaaatc
The sequence above is drawn from the Myotis daubentonii chromosome 19, mMyoDau2.1, whole genome shotgun sequence genome and encodes:
- the RILPL2 gene encoding RILP-like protein 2 isoform X1, translating into MEMEEPPLREEEEEEEEEEEEEEGEAGPEGALRKSPFQLTAEDVYDISYVVGRELMALGSDPRVTQLQFKIVRVLEMLETLVSEGSLAAEELRMERDSLRKEVEGLRREGAAASPEGSLAPGKMVVDLTDPNRPRFTLQELRDVLQERNKLKAQLLLAQEELQCYKRPVRSGTCWKSTAAGGNSEACPQAARAQPALSMSGHLWTLHVWKAGRILIPDKALSDVILSVLSSSIMKTAVAKQKRSRRPNPKGLSFVNRRFIVCLLPSGLIPAREGPEGRRGKDSMVARASNASRDKEEKTIIRKLFSFRSGKQT